One segment of Primulina tabacum isolate GXHZ01 chromosome 14, ASM2559414v2, whole genome shotgun sequence DNA contains the following:
- the LOC142523869 gene encoding uncharacterized protein LOC142523869, which translates to MIGDVVFHKSLCDLGASINLMHLSVCKKLGLGESKLTKMSLQLADRSVKYPRGVIEDVLVKVGKFIVSTDFVVLDMEEDKETPLILGRPFLTTRKVMIDVKEEKLRLRDAMNDLLEATLTTKLKED; encoded by the exons aTGATTGGTGATGTGGTTTTTCATAAATctttgtgtgatcttggtgcaagtATTAACCTTATGCATTTGTCTGTATGCAAGAAACTTGGACTAGGAGAGTCTAAGCTAACGAAGATGTCCTTGCAATTAGcagacagatctgtcaagtatccacgaGGGGTCATAGAGGATGTATTAGTGAAAGTGGGAAAGTTTATAGTTTCTACAGAttttgtggtacttgacatggaaGAGGATAAGGAGACGCCTTTGATTTTAGGGAGACCGTTCCTTACAACTAGAAAGGTCATGATTGATGTGAAAGAAGAAAAGTTGAGATTAAGA GATGCCATGAACGATCTATTGGAAGCCACTCTCACCACTAAATTGAAGGAGGATTAA
- the LOC142525270 gene encoding uncharacterized protein LOC142525270, with protein sequence MSGGVGASSDISLHKEEWHEQAAGSAAVKTAGRPPKVLGFFSFRQLNALAVVIVLSASGMVSIEDFAFVLFSIIYMYFISKVAFPPNSSTAEPPVFGPKNRILGIYVFVGAVIGLYLPIAYIFEGIFEGDKEGIKAAAPHVFLLSSQVFMEGISFSSGFSLPIRVFVPVFYNSKRIFTIVEWLRSEIYKVESEYGGSLRRLHVGRLLAVANMAFWSFNLFGFLLPVFLPKAFKIYFANRKIKD encoded by the coding sequence atgtcTGGTGGGGTCGGTGCATCCAGTGATATATCCCTCCATAAAGAAGAATGGCACGAGCAGGCTGCTGGTAGCGCCGCCGTTAAGACCGCCGGAAGACCCCCAAAAGTTCTGGGTTTTTTCTCTTTCCGGCAGCTCAACGCCCTTGCAGTGGTGATTGTTCTCTCCGCCAGCGGTATGGTAAGCATCGAGGACTTTGCTTTTGTCCTCTTTTCAATAATTTACATGTATTTCATATCAAAAGTAGCGTTCCCTCCCAACTCCTCCACGGCGGAGCCGCCGGTTTTCGGGCCGAAAAACAGGATTCTAGGCATTTATGTCTTTGTCGGTGCGGTAATCGGATTGTATCTCCCTATAGCTTACATCTTCGAAGGTATATTCGAGGGGGATAAAGAGGGGATCAAGGCAGCTGCTCCACATGTTTTTTTGCTGTCCAGTCAAGTTTTCATGGAAGGGATATCGTTTTCCAGCGGCTTCTCGCTGCCCATTCGCGTTTTCGTGCCGGTTTTCTACAACTCCAAGAGGATTTTCACGATTGTGGAATGGCTGAGAAGCGAGATCTATAAAGTTGAATCCGAGTACGGAGGAAGCCTGAGGAGACTGCATGTTGGGAGGCTTCTTGCTGTTGCTAATATGGCGTTTTGGAGCTTTAATTTGTTTGGGTTTTTGTTGCCTGTGTTTCTTCCCAAGGCTTTCAAGATTTACTTCGCTAATCGCAAGATCAAGGATTGA
- the LOC142523868 gene encoding uncharacterized protein LOC142523868 → MIASREPGTLPNNTETNPKEQVKAVALRNGKLLEQEGKEKMEQREEAIDTSTDFVVLDMEEDTKMPLILGRVDSLDSLVCNFVQDVMKDPLEATLTTELKEDELDEKNLKQWHTLMPTINGRSHTWVSPVQCVPNKVGITVITNEKNELIPTRTVTRWRVCMDYRKLNDATCKDHFPLPFIDQMLERFAGHKFYCFLDGYSGYNRITIAPEDKEKITFTYPYGTFSFIRIPYGIFNSPAIFQRCMTAIFHDMSENFLEIFVDDFSIFGETFDECLQNLNLVLMRCEETNLLVYENLKESLVATPVLVAPDWDLPFEVMCDASDTVVGVVLRQRKKKVFRTIYYANKTLVEAQLNYATTEKELLAVVFALDMFRSYLVLSKFIVFTDHSALKYLIAKKEAKPRLLICQRTGNISNRHEIPLNNIIEFEVFYVWGIYFMGPFPTSFTKKYILVAFDYVSKWVEAESYATNQVPQTRGQVEVSNSEIESFLEKVVRISRKDCSLRLDDALWAYRTDFKTPIGITPYRLFFGGRRLLQLDQLEEFRNRAYDLALSYKKKTKEAHDRRIVARE, encoded by the exons ATGATCGCTAGTAGAGAGCCAGGCACCTTGCCAAACAACACTGAAACTAATccgaaagagcaagtgaaggctGTAGCATTGAGGAATGGAAAACTACTTGAACAAGAGGGTAAGGAAAAAATGGAGCAAAGAGAGGAAGCAATTGACACGTCCACAG AttttgtggtacttgacatggaggagGATACGAAGATGCCTTTGATTTTAGGGAG AGTTGATTCTTTGGATTCACTTGTGTGTAATTTTGTGCAAGATGTTATGAAGGATCCATTGGAGGCCACCCTCACTACTGAATTAAAGGAGGATGAACTAGATGAAAAAAATCTGAAACAGTGGCATACTTTAATGCCAACCATCAATGGAAGAAGCCA tacatgggtaagtcctgttcaaTGTGTACCTAATAAAGTTGGTATTACTGTGATCACTAATGAGAAAAATGAACTTATTCCCACTAGGACTGTTACGAGGTGGAGAGTGTGCATGGATTATAGAAAGTTGAATGATGCCACATGTAAAGACCACTTTCCCCTTCCCTTTATTGATCAGATGTTAGAAAGATTTGCAGGTCACAAATTTTATTGTTTCctagatgggtattcggggtacaATCGGATCACAATTGCACCTGAGGACAAAGAGAAAATCACTTTCACTTATCCTTATGGCACCTTTTCTTTCATACGTATTCCCTATGGTATTTTTAATTCCCCTGCCATTTTTCAACGATGCATGACtgctatattccatgatatgagtgaaaattttcttgaaatatttgtgGATGACTTTTCTATTTTTGGTGAAACGTTTGATGAGTGTTTGCAGAATCTTAATTTGGTGTTGATGAGGTGTGAGGAGACAAACCTG CTGGTATATGAGAACTTAAAGGAGAGCTTGGTGGCAACTCCTGTGTTGGTGGCACCTGATTGGGATCTGCCCTTTGAGGTAATGTGTGATGCTAGTGATACTGTTGTTGGTGTTGTTCTACGCCAAAGGAAGAAAAAGGTATTTCGCACAATATACTATGCAAATAAGACTTTAGTTGAAGCACAACTGAATTATgcaacaactgaaaaagaattacttgcaGTGGTATTTGCTCTTGATATGTTCCGTTCATACCTTGTTTTGtcaaaatttattgtttttactgATCACTCTGCACTTAAGTACTTGATTGCTAAGAAAGAGGCCAAACCACGATTGCTTAT ATGCCAGCGCACAGGTAACATTTCTAATCGCCATGAGATTCCTTTGAATAATATTATTGAGTTCGAGGTTTTTTATGTTTGGGGGATATATTTCATGGGACCGTTTCCAACATCTTTcacaaaaaaatacattttggtTGCGTTTGACTATGTCTCCAAATGGGTGGAGGCAGAATCATATGCCACTAATCAAGTG CCCCAAACAAGAGGTCAAGTTGAGGTGTCAAATAGTGAGATCGAGAGTTTTTTGGAAAAGGTCGTGAGGATAAGTCGAAAAGACTGTTCTTTGAGGTTAGATGACGCGCtttgggcatatagaactgATTTTAAGACACCTATAGGCATTACACCTTACAGGCTGTTTTTTG GTGGACGAAGGTTGCTGCAATTGGATCAGCTAGAGGAGTTTCGAAATCGAGCTTATGATCTAGCATTGTCATACAAGAAAAAGACAAAAGAAGCCCATGACAGGCGCATTGTTGCAAGAGAATGA